A segment of the Candidatus Nanopelagicales bacterium genome:
CCATCGACATCTGATTCCGACGCTGGTTCGCCGGCTGGGCAGTCAAGACTGCCGAGGGGGCAACCTGCCTGAAGAACAAGCTAGCGAAGAAGCAACCCGACGAGAGGTGCGACAAGTGGCGCGAAGTGACGGACGTGGAGCCGACGAACTGCGACCAGTCAGGTTTCACCGTGGCTGGCTTGATCACGGCGAAGGTAGCTGCCTGGTCGAATTTGGCCGCACCCGAGTGTTGTGCGTTGCATCGTTTACTCCCGGCGTTCCGCGCTGGCGCAGGGACACCGGCTTGGGCTGGGTCACCGCCGAGTACTCGATGCTGCCTCGTTCGACCGACACTCGCGGTAGCCGCGAATCGGTCAAGGGCAAGCAGTCTGGTCGCACCCAGGAAATATCGCGCCTGATCGGGCGCTCGCTACGCGCGGCCCTCGACGACACTGCTTTGGGAGAGAACACCATCCAGATCGACTGCGATGTCCTGCAGGCCGACGGCGGCACGCGTACCGCAGCAATCACCGGCGCCTACGTGGCGCTTGCCGACGCGCTCGAGTGGGCCCGGGACCGCGGCCATATTGCTGCCGGGTCCAAGCCATTGATCGAC
Coding sequences within it:
- the rph gene encoding ribonuclease PH, translated to MARSDGRGADELRPVRFHRGWLDHGEGSCLVEFGRTRVLCVASFTPGVPRWRRDTGLGWVTAEYSMLPRSTDTRGSRESVKGKQSGRTQEISRLIGRSLRAALDDTALGENTIQIDCDVLQADGGTRTAAITGAYVALADALEWARDRGHIAAGSKPLIDSVAAVSVGIIDGQPRLDLHYDDDVSAQTDMNVVMTGGGKYVEVQGTAEGEPFERALLDELLELAAAGCAELTQLQASALAESLR